The Budorcas taxicolor isolate Tak-1 chromosome 2, Takin1.1, whole genome shotgun sequence genome window below encodes:
- the MARCKSL1 gene encoding MARCKS-related protein: protein MGSQSSKAPRGDVTAEEAAGASPAKVNGQENGHVKSNGDLSPKGEGESPPVNGTEEAAGATGDAIEPAPPGQGAEAKGEVPPKETPKKKKKFSFKKPFKLSGLSFKRNRKEGGGDSSASSPTEEEQEQGETSACGEEGTAQEGKAAATPESQEPQAKGAEASAAAKGGDTEEAGPQAAEPSTPSGPESDPAPASEQNE from the exons ATGGGCAGCCAGAGCTCCAAGGCTCCCCGGGGCGACGTGACCGCCGAGGAGGCAGCAGGCGCTTCCCCCGCCAAGGTCAACGGACAG GAGAACGGCCACGTGAAAAGCAATGGAGACTTATCCCCCAAAGGTGAAGGGGAGTCGCCCCCCGTGAACGGAACAGAGGAGGCAGCAGGGGccactggtgatgccatcgagccagcACCCCCTGGCCAGGGCGCTGAGGCTAAGGGGGAGGTGCCCCCCAAGGAGAcccccaagaagaagaagaaattctctTTCAAGAAGCCTTTCAAATTGAGTGGCCTGTCCTTCAAGAGAAATCGGAAGGAGGGTGGGGGTGATTCGTCTGCCTCCTCACCCACAGAGGAAGAGCAGGAGCAGGGGGAGACCAGTGCCTGCGGCGAGGAGGGCACTGCCCAGGAAGGGAAGGCTGCTGCCACCCCCGAGAGCCAGGAGCCCCAGGCCAAAGGGGCAGAGGCCAGCGCTGCCGCCAagggaggagacacagaagaggCAGGGCCCCAGGCCGCAGAGCCATCCACTCCCTCGGGGCCAGAGAGTGACCCTGCACCAGCCAGCGAGCAGAATGAGTAg